A single window of Oncorhynchus keta strain PuntledgeMale-10-30-2019 chromosome 34, Oket_V2, whole genome shotgun sequence DNA harbors:
- the LOC118367718 gene encoding growth factor receptor-bound protein 10-like isoform X5, whose product MPSCSPDCCLLQAVEIIKIFSEDGMGKVVEIPADMTARDLCQLLVYKSHCVDDNSWALVEHHPLLGLERYLEDHELVVQVQASMTSEGRFLFRKNYAKYEFFRNPLNFFPEHMVAWCQETNGAIPPSQLLQNFLNSSSCPEIQGFLYVKEMGRKSWKKLYVFLRRSGLYFSTKGTSKEPRHLQLLADLEDSNVFTVTTGKKLHSAPTDYEFCIKPNKRTELKEFRMLCTEDEQSRTSWMTAFRLFKYGIVLYQNYKIPQQRKTLSHFSTPVRSVSENSLVAMDFSGRIGRVIDNPLEAQSAAMEEGYAWRKRSQRMNILGSPSPLHPCLLSSVIHRTQLWFHGRITREESHRMINQQGQVDGLFLLRDSQSNPKAFVLTLCHHQKIKHFQILPCEEDGQIFFSLDDGSTKFTDLIQLVEFYQLNRGVLPCKLKHPCTLVAL is encoded by the exons ATGCCATCGTGCTCTCCGGACTGCTGCCTATTACAGGCCGTAGAG ATTATAAAAATTTTCAGCGAGGACGGCATGGGGAAAGTAGTGGAAATACCAGCCGACATGACTGCAAGAGATCTTTGCCAGCTCCTCGTGTACAAAAGCCATTGTGTGGACGACAACAGTTGGGCACTTGTTGAGCATCACCCTCTCCTCGGACTAG agAGGTACTTGGAGGACCATGAGCTAGTGGTACAAGTGCAGGCATCCATGACCAGCGAGGGCAGATTTCTGTTCAGGAAGAACTATGCCAAATATGAATTCTTCAGAAATCCCTTG AATTTCTTTCCCGAGCATATGGTTGCATGGTGCCAGGAAACAAATGGTGCAATCCCACCATCTCAACTTTTACAG aaTTTCTTGAACTCCAGCAGTTGTCCTGAGATCCAGGGCTTTTTATACGTGAAAGAGATGGGCAGGAAATCCTGGAAGAAGCTGTACGTGTTCCTTAGACGCTCAGGACTTTACTTTTCTACAAAAGGAACGTCAAAG GAGCCCAGGCATTTACAGTTACTAGCAGACCTGGAGGACAGCAATGTCTTCACAGTAACAACAGGCAAGAAGCTACACAGTGCGCCAACAGACTACGAGTTCTGTATAAAG CCAAACAAGAGGACTGAGCTGAAAGAGTTTAGGATGTTGTGTACTGAAGACGAACAGAGCAGAACGTCCTGGATGACAGCCTTCAGACTCTTCAAG TATGGAATAGTCCTCTATCAGAACTACAAGATTCCTCAGCAGAGAAAAACTCTGTCACACTTTTCAACACCAGTG CGGAGTGTGTCTGAGAATTCTCTGGTTGCCATGGATTTCTCAGGAAGGATAGGCAGGGTGATCGACAATCCCTTGGAGGCCCAGAGCGCTGCCATGGAGGAGGGTTATGCCTGGAGG AAGAGAAGTCAACGGATGAACATTCTAGGTAGTCCCAgtccactacatccctgtttaTTAAGCTCAG TTATTCACAGAACACAGCTGTGGTTCCATGGGCGGATAACGCGAGAAGAGTCCCATCGGATGATCAACCAACAAGGCCAGGTGGACGG GTTGTTTCTGTTGAGGGACAGTCAAAGCAACCCAAAGGCCTTTGTCCTCACACTGTGCCATCACCAGAAAATCAAGCATTTCCAGATCTTACCG TGTGAAGAGGATGGCCAGATCTTCTTCAGCCTTGACGACGGGTCCACCAAATTCACCGACCTGATCCAGCTGGTGGAGTTCTACCAGCTCAACAGAGGAGTCTTGCCTTGTAAACTCAAGCACCCCTGCACCCTCGTAGCCTTATGA